In Nitrobacteraceae bacterium AZCC 1564, the following proteins share a genomic window:
- a CDS encoding hypothetical protein (product_source=Hypo-rule applied; superfamily=54427): MPTPSEAVATYILAKDNNRPFLMRQAFAEDASLEMLVKTDTISFPSSAKGLSEIEDVLIRRFGIDYENVYTVCLSRPNEANVRHFPCHWLVGMSAKADGKVRVGCGRYDWFFSAAQKGLVEKLVITIDVMECLPEATLAPTMNWLAKLPYPWSTPEETVNDIPRIGGFERIEAFVKHSRPIAPDR, from the coding sequence ATGCCCACGCCTTCTGAAGCCGTTGCAACCTACATTCTCGCCAAAGACAACAACCGGCCATTTCTCATGCGGCAAGCCTTTGCCGAGGATGCCAGCCTCGAAATGCTGGTGAAGACCGACACCATCTCGTTCCCGAGCTCGGCCAAAGGATTGAGCGAAATTGAAGACGTTCTCATCCGGCGCTTTGGTATCGACTACGAGAACGTCTATACGGTCTGTCTGTCGCGGCCCAACGAGGCGAACGTACGCCATTTTCCCTGCCACTGGCTGGTCGGAATGTCCGCCAAGGCGGATGGCAAGGTGCGGGTGGGATGCGGTCGCTATGACTGGTTCTTCTCGGCGGCTCAAAAAGGATTGGTCGAGAAGCTCGTCATCACGATCGATGTCATGGAGTGCCTGCCGGAGGCGACGCTGGCGCCCACCATGAACTGGCTCGCGAAGCTGCCTTATCCCTGGTCCACGCCTGAAGAGACGGTGAACGACATTCCCCGGATAGGGGGCTTCGAAAGAATAGAAGCGTTCGTCAAACATTCCCGGCCAATTGCTCCAGATCGCTGA
- a CDS encoding transcriptional regulator with XRE-family HTH domain (product_source=COG1396; cath_funfam=1.10.260.40; cog=COG1396; pfam=PF01381,PF17765; smart=SM00530; superfamily=47413) encodes MVATQLATSRSARPAHIGEHLREWRQRRHLSQLDLASEADISARHLSFVETGRAAPSRDMVLRLAERLDVPLRERNVLLVAAGFAPAFPNRALDDPALTAARQAMETVLRAHEPYPALAIDRHWNLVAANRMVAPLLDGVAPSLLAPPLNVLRVSLHPEGIASRIVNLAEWGAHLLERLHRQCEATADPILIALHEELRGYPIPARKAPRHGASEAVLVPLQIRMGSDVLSFISTTMVFGTPVDVTLSELALETFFPADDVTAAALQAMKPR; translated from the coding sequence ATGGTGGCGACACAGCTAGCAACCTCACGATCAGCAAGGCCCGCTCACATTGGTGAACACCTGCGCGAGTGGCGGCAGCGCCGTCATCTCAGCCAGCTCGATCTTGCCAGCGAGGCGGACATTTCAGCGCGGCATTTGAGTTTCGTTGAGACAGGGCGTGCCGCGCCGTCGCGCGACATGGTGCTGCGGTTGGCCGAACGCCTCGACGTGCCTTTGCGCGAGCGTAACGTGCTTTTGGTCGCCGCAGGCTTTGCGCCGGCATTTCCAAACCGAGCGCTCGACGATCCAGCGCTCACTGCGGCGCGTCAGGCGATGGAGACCGTGCTGCGGGCGCATGAGCCATATCCCGCGCTGGCGATCGACCGCCACTGGAATCTGGTTGCAGCCAACCGGATGGTCGCACCTCTGCTTGATGGTGTTGCGCCATCATTGCTGGCACCACCATTGAATGTCCTGCGCGTTAGTCTTCATCCTGAAGGCATCGCGTCTCGTATCGTCAATCTTGCCGAGTGGGGCGCGCATCTCCTCGAACGGCTGCACCGTCAGTGTGAGGCGACCGCAGATCCCATCCTCATCGCACTGCATGAAGAGTTGAGGGGCTATCCAATCCCGGCGCGCAAAGCGCCACGCCATGGAGCAAGCGAGGCTGTTCTCGTGCCGTTGCAAATTCGTATGGGCAGCGACGTTCTAAGCTTCATTTCGACCACGATGGTCTTCGGCACGCCGGTGGATGTCACGCTGTCTGAGCTCGCTCTGGAAACCTTCTTTCCGGCTGATGATGTGACGGCAGCAGCCCTGCAGGCCATGAAGCCGCGCTAG
- a CDS encoding hypothetical protein (product_source=Hypo-rule applied; transmembrane_helix_parts=Inside_1_16,TMhelix_17_39,Outside_40_42,TMhelix_43_65,Inside_66_71,TMhelix_72_94,Outside_95_103,TMhelix_104_123,Inside_124_133): MINPSLFLRRAFQADALVSGAMAVLLIAGGSVLAPLLSLPEAFLRNTGFVLVVYAVLVGFLGTRGMMPKAAVWAVIAVNAVWTVDSIALLMSGWVSPNLFGQAFIMMQAIAVGVFAELQFIGLRKSTPSFAIS; encoded by the coding sequence ATGATCAATCCGTCGCTTTTTCTTCGCCGTGCCTTCCAGGCCGATGCCCTTGTCAGCGGCGCAATGGCGGTGCTGCTCATCGCTGGTGGCAGCGTGCTCGCACCCCTCCTCAGCCTGCCTGAAGCCTTCCTTCGCAATACCGGGTTCGTACTGGTGGTCTATGCCGTGCTGGTGGGCTTCCTCGGCACCCGTGGCATGATGCCGAAAGCAGCTGTCTGGGCGGTGATTGCCGTCAACGCTGTGTGGACCGTGGACAGTATCGCGCTGCTGATGAGCGGTTGGGTTTCACCCAATCTGTTCGGCCAAGCCTTCATCATGATGCAGGCCATTGCTGTCGGTGTGTTTGCGGAGCTTCAATTCATTGGCTTGCGCAAGAGCACCCCGTCTTTCGCAATCAGCTAA
- a CDS encoding hypothetical protein (product_source=Hypo-rule applied; cath_funfam=2.170.270.10; ko=KO:K07117; pfam=PF00856; smart=SM00317; superfamily=82199), translating into MPQISPNKPYRIGRSKTGLGLFATKKIKKGTKIIRYMGPLLDSKNEKHDGIDNKYLFEINNRWTIDGSTRKNIARYINHSCRPNAESDVNVRKRKVIIRAIKTIEPGEEINYDYGTDYFKIFLKPIGCKCDSCEKKRKKKRAEERAEKLRLKLKAEKKAERLAEKAKNAKGKKATASKAKSKAAKATVSVASVHARGTGKPTKTKASRTGPLTTQPSKTSARGRRLAR; encoded by the coding sequence ATGCCCCAAATTTCCCCGAATAAGCCCTATCGTATTGGCCGCTCCAAGACAGGCCTTGGTCTTTTTGCGACGAAAAAGATCAAGAAGGGCACCAAGATTATCCGCTACATGGGGCCGCTGCTGGATTCGAAGAACGAAAAGCACGACGGCATCGACAACAAGTATTTGTTTGAAATCAACAATCGGTGGACCATTGATGGTTCCACTCGTAAGAACATCGCCCGCTACATCAACCACTCGTGCAGGCCGAATGCAGAGTCGGACGTCAATGTGCGAAAGCGCAAGGTCATCATTCGCGCTATCAAGACCATCGAGCCGGGTGAAGAGATCAACTACGATTATGGCACCGACTACTTCAAGATTTTCCTGAAGCCCATCGGCTGCAAATGCGATTCCTGCGAGAAAAAGCGCAAGAAGAAGCGTGCTGAAGAGCGCGCCGAAAAACTCCGATTGAAGCTCAAGGCTGAAAAGAAGGCCGAGAGGCTCGCGGAGAAGGCCAAGAATGCAAAGGGCAAAAAGGCCACGGCATCCAAGGCGAAGTCGAAGGCTGCCAAAGCCACGGTCAGTGTTGCCAGCGTGCATGCACGCGGCACCGGCAAGCCGACCAAGACCAAGGCCTCGCGTACCGGTCCGCTGACCACGCAACCATCAAAGACTTCGGCACGAGGACGCCGCCTCGCGCGCTGA
- a CDS encoding hypothetical protein (product_source=Hypo-rule applied), producing MPGHGKGAGVALGQRQLGGAAACAERFDPVSPAFEIARQGVGCLASQIVDGGIGFYVDIGDVAYRSRRQSRYDQHLLGDRAAGLVLVGNVRNVPALDLANGFPFRVNAIRSSASSN from the coding sequence TTGCCGGGGCATGGCAAGGGAGCGGGCGTCGCCTTAGGGCAGCGCCAACTCGGTGGCGCGGCCGCTTGCGCCGAACGCTTTGACCCTGTCAGTCCCGCATTTGAAATCGCGCGCCAGGGTGTCGGCTGCTTGGCGAGCCAGATCGTTGACGGTGGTATCGGCTTTTACGTCGATATAGGCGACGTGGCATACCGCTCCAGGAGGCAGTCTCGTTACGACCAGCATCTGCTTGGCGATCGGGCGGCCGGTCTTGTCCTCGTCGGCAATGTCCGCAATGTGCCAGCGCTGGATCTCGCAAATGGTTTCCCTTTTCGGGTGAACGCCATTCGATCGTCGGCGTCGTCGAACTGA
- a CDS encoding AcrR family transcriptional regulator (product_source=COG1309; cath_funfam=1.10.357.10; cog=COG1309; pfam=PF00440,PF13305; superfamily=46689,48498) produces MHPYIAAMAVQGATKRDKISKPAKASDKASSVVGKAVSGRKTAVADHKSAQKSDRQQPYHHGDLHEALLKAAKRVAEREGINGLTLRAVAREAGVSHAAPAHHFGDVAGLLSELAAIGFKRFSDALDAGAQAAGSSPDSQAEGRANAYVAFARENPCMFQLMFRAERLDHNRPALHQAREKAFAKLAAIVSTRRHEDISTDHLTLAQAADIARIWSMVHGFAMLHLDGRLRHILNALPPGTTQEMLLAAMLKSDRPAE; encoded by the coding sequence ATGCATCCCTACATTGCAGCTATGGCTGTTCAGGGCGCGACGAAGCGAGACAAGATTTCAAAGCCAGCGAAGGCGTCAGATAAGGCGTCTTCCGTGGTGGGAAAGGCCGTCTCTGGACGTAAAACAGCCGTAGCCGATCACAAATCCGCGCAGAAATCTGATCGCCAGCAGCCGTATCATCACGGCGATTTGCATGAAGCGCTGCTCAAGGCAGCCAAACGGGTTGCCGAGCGGGAAGGTATTAACGGCCTGACACTGCGTGCGGTGGCGCGCGAGGCTGGCGTATCCCATGCCGCGCCTGCCCATCATTTCGGCGACGTCGCCGGCTTGCTCAGCGAACTGGCGGCCATTGGCTTTAAGCGTTTCTCCGACGCCCTCGATGCGGGGGCGCAGGCCGCAGGATCCTCTCCAGATTCCCAGGCGGAAGGCAGGGCCAACGCCTATGTTGCGTTCGCCAGGGAAAATCCCTGCATGTTTCAGTTGATGTTCCGGGCCGAGCGCCTTGATCACAACAGGCCGGCTCTTCATCAGGCAAGGGAAAAAGCATTCGCGAAGCTGGCTGCGATTGTCAGCACCAGGCGTCACGAGGATATTTCGACGGACCATCTCACATTGGCGCAGGCTGCAGACATCGCACGCATCTGGTCTATGGTGCATGGGTTTGCCATGCTGCATCTGGACGGAAGGCTGCGTCACATTCTGAATGCTTTGCCGCCTGGAACGACCCAAGAGATGCTGCTGGCGGCGATGCTCAAATCGGATCGGCCAGCCGAGTAG
- a CDS encoding hypothetical protein (product_source=Hypo-rule applied; transmembrane_helix_parts=Outside_1_14,TMhelix_15_37,Inside_38_48,TMhelix_49_68,Outside_69_77,TMhelix_78_100,Inside_101_119,TMhelix_120_138,Outside_139_142,TMhelix_143_160,Inside_161_205), whose amino-acid sequence MTLFLILAPFATFATLMMLTTVKISLVASAVVALGIFGWDLVKGRSIKMLSAGAVVLFVALCSYHLLATELSPTTARLIVDSSVLAIALGSIAIRLPFTLQYARERVDAETQQQPRFVRVNYILTWVWSAAFVTMLTVDLMTIYLPSIPLWICAAVAFVARNSATYFTQWYPKHVRAAVAHRPDKTELANCFRVESASVAHRQPI is encoded by the coding sequence ATGACACTGTTTTTGATCCTTGCGCCGTTCGCGACCTTCGCCACCCTGATGATGCTGACGACAGTCAAGATCAGCCTTGTGGCTTCGGCTGTTGTCGCGCTGGGCATCTTTGGCTGGGATCTTGTCAAAGGGCGTTCGATAAAGATGCTGTCGGCAGGAGCAGTCGTCCTGTTTGTAGCGCTTTGCAGCTATCACTTGCTTGCAACCGAACTGAGTCCGACCACAGCGCGCCTCATCGTCGATAGCAGCGTGCTTGCGATCGCTCTGGGATCGATCGCAATCCGGTTGCCGTTCACTTTGCAGTATGCACGCGAGCGAGTTGATGCAGAGACCCAGCAGCAGCCGCGATTTGTTCGCGTCAACTACATCCTGACCTGGGTCTGGTCGGCAGCATTCGTCACGATGCTGACAGTTGATCTGATGACAATTTATCTGCCGAGCATTCCGCTCTGGATATGCGCTGCAGTGGCTTTTGTTGCCCGCAACAGCGCAACCTACTTCACACAATGGTACCCAAAGCACGTTCGTGCGGCCGTCGCACATCGCCCGGACAAAACCGAATTGGCGAATTGCTTCAGAGTTGAAAGTGCATCAGTGGCGCATAGACAACCGATCTGA
- a CDS encoding intracellular septation protein A (product_source=COG2917; cog=COG2917; pfam=PF04279; superfamily=49344; transmembrane_helix_parts=Inside_1_6,TMhelix_7_24,Outside_25_27,TMhelix_28_50,Inside_51_56,TMhelix_57_74,Outside_75_103): protein MFYFLRRLLVSFLSTVVFFATYIAVGDVLLAAIAAIATVITQLVLGWAAYGSRGGMTWASLAVVLTLTGTTFAGDDPATSADWISSQQFAPVNATCRAMPQNL from the coding sequence ATGTTCTATTTCCTCCGCCGGCTGCTTGTCAGCTTCCTATCCACCGTCGTCTTCTTCGCCACCTATATTGCGGTTGGAGACGTCCTGCTCGCAGCCATTGCCGCGATCGCAACCGTGATCACCCAGCTCGTCCTCGGCTGGGCCGCATACGGCAGCCGTGGGGGAATGACCTGGGCCAGCCTGGCTGTGGTTCTGACTTTGACCGGAACGACCTTTGCCGGCGACGATCCTGCCACCTCGGCAGACTGGATCTCGAGCCAGCAATTCGCACCGGTCAACGCGACTTGTCGAGCGATGCCGCAGAACTTATGA
- a CDS encoding hypothetical protein (product_source=Hypo-rule applied; cleavage_site_network=SignalP-noTM), with protein MIRSICFFIFLLFAPPASAQLAAPAPAQPEWYDSALRFIPDGYVGGSGYRYTSTDGSDAKALTGYIAVYPKGADDPKTPASTFDTGHVLVVKLGRVDGKLTAMSGELQRRDSKPGNEIPRELTSAHDEVDYDALNRDLLAKAKSLPSGTMPCELRGWSEDKDPKGLNVRAEPSVKAKILGTLHPTTSRKATHRKVAGRRNSPLLASGRDGF; from the coding sequence ATGATCCGCAGCATTTGCTTTTTCATATTTTTACTCTTTGCACCCCCTGCCTCAGCACAGCTCGCGGCTCCGGCGCCTGCTCAACCGGAATGGTATGACAGCGCGCTCCGTTTCATTCCTGATGGTTATGTGGGCGGTAGCGGCTATCGCTATACCAGCACCGATGGCTCCGATGCCAAGGCGCTGACGGGTTACATTGCGGTCTACCCCAAAGGGGCCGACGATCCGAAAACGCCCGCAAGTACGTTCGATACAGGTCATGTGCTGGTTGTGAAGCTTGGCCGCGTGGACGGCAAACTTACGGCGATGTCCGGCGAACTGCAGCGGCGGGATTCCAAACCCGGCAACGAAATCCCGCGCGAGCTTACCTCAGCGCATGACGAAGTCGATTATGACGCTTTGAATAGGGACTTGCTCGCCAAAGCCAAATCTCTTCCCTCAGGCACCATGCCATGCGAGCTTCGAGGCTGGTCGGAGGACAAGGATCCCAAGGGCTTGAACGTGCGCGCTGAACCGAGCGTGAAAGCAAAAATCCTCGGCACGCTGCACCCTACAACTTCAAGAAAAGCAACGCACCGGAAGGTGGCTGGCAGACGGAATTCGCCATTATTGGCTTCAGGGAGGGATGGTTTCTGA
- a CDS encoding hypothetical protein (product_source=Hypo-rule applied; superfamily=141371), which translates to MPRVNFARGISVKILAIDGTWQRDCEMRDVSDIGVALQFSEHLAAFGLKEFFLVLSSVGSAHRRCQMIWTENGRLGAAFIDSDGERKRSPFLKTA; encoded by the coding sequence GTGCCTCGTGTCAATTTTGCGCGTGGGATCTCCGTCAAGATTTTGGCGATCGACGGCACTTGGCAGAGAGACTGCGAGATGCGCGACGTCTCCGACATCGGCGTGGCGCTGCAGTTTTCGGAGCATCTCGCAGCGTTTGGACTGAAAGAGTTCTTCCTGGTCCTGTCATCCGTGGGGAGCGCCCATCGCCGTTGCCAAATGATCTGGACGGAGAACGGCAGATTGGGTGCCGCCTTTATCGACAGCGACGGCGAACGAAAGCGATCCCCATTTTTGAAGACTGCCTGA
- a CDS encoding nicotinamidase-related amidase (product_source=COG1335; cath_funfam=3.40.50.850; cog=COG1335; pfam=PF00857; superfamily=52499), whose product MGELTQEIPSQAVHLCIDMQRIFSREGPWYAPWMGRVLPNVVDLVGCAPERTVFTRFITPQRPSDLPGTWATYYKKWREATRERLDPRLLNLLPELERFAPPAGVLDKRVYSAFADGRLHSELRGRGCDTLIVSGSETDVCVLSSVLAAVDYGYRVIIAEDAVCSSSDEAHDALLSLYRRRFDVQIEISDTDTIIDRWRV is encoded by the coding sequence ATGGGTGAATTGACGCAGGAAATACCGTCGCAGGCGGTGCACTTATGCATCGACATGCAGCGGATATTTTCGCGTGAAGGACCATGGTATGCGCCGTGGATGGGGCGGGTTTTACCCAACGTCGTAGATCTGGTGGGGTGCGCGCCTGAGCGGACCGTCTTCACCCGCTTCATCACCCCGCAGCGTCCGTCGGATCTGCCCGGCACCTGGGCGACCTATTACAAGAAATGGCGAGAGGCCACGCGCGAGAGGCTCGATCCGAGGTTGCTGAATCTGCTGCCCGAACTTGAACGTTTCGCTCCGCCTGCAGGAGTGCTCGACAAGAGAGTCTACTCAGCCTTCGCAGATGGCCGGCTGCATTCTGAGCTGCGTGGCCGCGGGTGCGACACGCTGATCGTCAGCGGATCGGAAACGGATGTTTGCGTGCTGTCCTCGGTTCTGGCGGCCGTCGACTACGGATATCGCGTGATCATCGCGGAGGATGCGGTGTGCAGCTCATCGGATGAAGCCCACGATGCGTTGCTTTCGCTTTATCGGCGACGCTTCGATGTTCAGATTGAGATCTCCGACACGGATACGATCATCGATCGATGGCGTGTTTGA
- a CDS encoding hypothetical protein (product_source=Hypo-rule applied), whose translation MSVDGNWKLTMSTPMGDRDATLSLKSNGGTLTGTQAAEGNEGEIFDGTVNGNDVAWKISITSPMPLTLAFTGKVEGDAMSGDMGIGPMGSFPFTGTRA comes from the coding sequence ATGTCGGTTGACGGAAACTGGAAACTCACCATGAGCACGCCGATGGGCGACCGCGACGCAACGCTTTCGCTCAAAAGCAACGGCGGCACGTTGACCGGCACCCAGGCGGCAGAAGGCAATGAGGGCGAGATCTTCGACGGCACGGTCAACGGTAACGACGTTGCTTGGAAGATTTCGATCACCAGCCCGATGCCGCTGACGCTGGCGTTTACGGGAAAGGTCGAGGGCGACGCCATGTCCGGCGACATGGGCATCGGCCCGATGGGTAGCTTCCCGTTCACTGGGACGCGGGCATAA
- a CDS encoding hypothetical protein (product_source=Hypo-rule applied; cath_funfam=2.30.29.30; cleavage_site_network=SignalP-noTM) — protein sequence MQRSKLLTALATGITLLACSVGLAVADCREDHVAADQNVRRTRAAIEKVMNDTEAAKCSAYRRHIVALTEQRAVIARCDTGPNRAKNVSAIDSQIADFSRRAEASCKR from the coding sequence ATGCAACGCTCAAAGCTGCTGACTGCGCTGGCGACCGGTATCACGCTGCTTGCTTGTAGCGTCGGATTGGCTGTTGCGGATTGCCGCGAAGATCATGTGGCCGCGGACCAGAATGTCCGCCGGACGCGGGCCGCGATTGAAAAGGTTATGAACGACACCGAGGCAGCCAAGTGTTCTGCATATCGCCGCCATATTGTTGCGCTGACCGAGCAGCGTGCAGTCATTGCGCGCTGCGACACAGGCCCTAATCGGGCCAAGAACGTCAGCGCCATCGATAGCCAGATTGCCGATTTCAGCCGCCGCGCAGAGGCGAGTTGCAAACGGTGA
- a CDS encoding fumarate hydratase class I (product_source=KO:K01676; cath_funfam=3.20.130.10; cog=COG1838,COG1951; ko=KO:K01676; pfam=PF05681,PF05683; superfamily=117457; tigrfam=TIGR00722,TIGR00723) — protein MNAPTAIPTPKAVPPYKHTPLFPLGPDKTPYRKISSDGVRVEKLLGRDMLVVSREALRALSEAAFGDINHYLRPGHLAQLRKILDDPEASDNDKFVAFDFLKNANIAAGGILPMCQDTGTAIIMGKKGANVITEGDDEAALSEGARDAYLRRNLRYSQVAPLSMFEEKNTANNMPAQCEIYAEGDDAYKFMFMAKGGGSANKSFLFQGTPSLLTKDRLHAFIKEKVLTLGTAACPPYHLAIVIGGTSAELCMKTVKLASARYLDELPTHGSPDGNAFRDLEMEQEIHKMTQSLGVGAQFGGKYFCHDVRVIRLPRHGASLPIGLGVSCAADRQVLGKITKDGVYLEELEHNPAKYLPEVENALGGEVVKIDLNQPMKDILATLTKYPTKTRLSLTGTMIVARDAAHAKLRERLEKGEPLPDYFKNHPVYYAGPAKTPEGYASGAFGPTTAGRMDSFVDQFQAAGGSMVMLAKGNRSAQVRDACKKYGGFYLGSIGGSAANLAEHCIKKVEVVEYPELGMEAIWRIEVENFPAFIIMDDKGNDFFKELNLG, from the coding sequence ATGAACGCCCCCACTGCCATTCCGACGCCGAAAGCCGTTCCGCCCTATAAGCACACTCCGCTGTTTCCGCTCGGCCCCGACAAAACGCCTTATCGCAAGATTTCCAGCGACGGTGTCCGTGTCGAGAAGCTGCTTGGCAGGGACATGCTGGTGGTATCGCGCGAAGCATTGCGTGCCCTGTCGGAAGCCGCGTTCGGGGACATCAATCACTATCTGCGGCCGGGCCATCTCGCCCAGCTGCGTAAAATCCTCGATGACCCTGAGGCGAGTGACAACGATAAGTTCGTCGCTTTCGACTTCCTGAAGAATGCCAATATCGCGGCCGGCGGCATTCTGCCGATGTGCCAGGACACCGGCACCGCGATCATAATGGGCAAGAAGGGCGCCAACGTCATCACCGAAGGCGACGACGAAGCCGCCTTGAGCGAGGGCGCTCGCGATGCCTATCTGCGCCGTAATCTGCGTTACTCGCAGGTCGCCCCACTCTCCATGTTCGAGGAAAAGAACACCGCCAACAACATGCCCGCGCAGTGCGAGATCTACGCGGAAGGCGATGACGCCTACAAGTTCATGTTCATGGCGAAGGGCGGCGGTTCGGCCAACAAGAGCTTCCTGTTTCAGGGCACGCCGTCGCTGTTGACCAAAGATCGTCTGCACGCCTTTATCAAGGAGAAGGTGCTGACGCTCGGGACCGCGGCCTGTCCGCCTTATCACCTCGCCATTGTCATAGGCGGCACTTCGGCCGAGCTTTGCATGAAGACCGTCAAGCTGGCTTCCGCCCGTTATCTCGATGAACTCCCTACCCACGGCTCGCCGGACGGCAATGCTTTCCGCGATCTCGAGATGGAGCAGGAAATCCACAAGATGACCCAGTCCTTGGGCGTCGGGGCGCAATTCGGCGGAAAGTATTTCTGTCACGACGTGCGCGTGATCCGGCTGCCGCGCCACGGCGCGTCACTGCCGATTGGTCTCGGCGTCTCATGCGCGGCAGATCGTCAGGTTCTAGGCAAGATCACCAAGGACGGCGTGTACCTCGAGGAGCTGGAGCACAATCCGGCGAAGTATCTGCCCGAGGTTGAGAATGCGCTTGGCGGTGAGGTGGTGAAGATCGACCTCAACCAGCCGATGAAGGACATTCTTGCCACGCTAACCAAATATCCAACTAAGACGCGGCTATCGCTGACCGGCACCATGATCGTGGCGCGCGATGCGGCGCATGCCAAGCTGCGGGAGCGCTTGGAGAAAGGCGAGCCCCTGCCTGATTATTTCAAGAACCATCCGGTGTATTACGCAGGTCCCGCCAAGACGCCGGAAGGCTATGCGTCCGGTGCGTTCGGTCCGACAACGGCCGGCCGCATGGACTCGTTCGTCGATCAATTCCAGGCCGCAGGCGGCTCGATGGTCATGCTCGCGAAGGGCAACCGCTCGGCGCAGGTGCGTGATGCTTGTAAGAAGTATGGCGGGTTCTATCTCGGATCGATCGGTGGTTCGGCCGCGAACCTCGCCGAGCACTGCATCAAGAAGGTAGAGGTCGTGGAGTATCCTGAACTCGGCATGGAAGCGATCTGGCGTATCGAGGTGGAGAACTTCCCCGCCTTCATCATCATGGATGACAAGGGCAACGACTTCTTCAAGGAGTTGAACCTGGGTTGA
- a CDS encoding hypothetical protein (product_source=Hypo-rule applied; transmembrane_helix_parts=Inside_1_8,TMhelix_9_28,Outside_29_29) translates to MNSASRKPAAPGVLGLSIVLIALAAVALS, encoded by the coding sequence ATGAATTCCGCTTCGCGTAAGCCCGCCGCGCCAGGGGTGCTGGGCCTCTCCATCGTCCTTATCGCCCTCGCCGCGGTGGCGTTATCCTGA